A single genomic interval of Halobacillus halophilus DSM 2266 harbors:
- a CDS encoding pyridoxamine 5'-phosphate oxidase family protein codes for MKSEPSFKHLIHSIAELCEVAGDPGELANNKVISYLDQNCMEFIKHSPFLVLSTVNQIGDCDASPRGDQPGFVHVLDSTRLIIPERKGNKRLDSIQNILTQPSVGLLFIIPGTGETLRVNGTAYITRDPKYLEKMTVQGKTPLLGIGVEVKECFLHCAKAFKRSKLWEPEHWPETGHLPSAAKMMAAHANMPGVTEESVEKNLKESYKKRLY; via the coding sequence TTGAAAAGCGAGCCTTCTTTCAAACACCTTATCCATTCGATAGCTGAACTGTGCGAAGTTGCAGGCGATCCAGGTGAATTAGCTAATAATAAAGTGATTTCTTATCTTGATCAAAACTGTATGGAATTTATTAAACATTCTCCTTTTTTAGTTCTTTCTACGGTGAACCAAATTGGAGATTGTGACGCATCCCCGCGTGGAGATCAGCCAGGCTTTGTCCACGTTTTGGATTCTACAAGATTGATCATCCCTGAAAGGAAAGGCAATAAACGTCTGGATTCTATACAAAATATTTTAACGCAGCCATCCGTGGGTTTGCTTTTTATCATCCCAGGGACCGGCGAAACCTTGCGAGTAAACGGAACAGCTTATATAACGAGAGATCCGAAATATCTTGAGAAGATGACCGTTCAAGGAAAAACTCCATTGTTGGGTATAGGAGTTGAAGTGAAAGAATGCTTTCTCCATTGTGCCAAAGCTTTTAAACGCTCGAAACTATGGGAGCCGGAGCACTGGCCGGAAACGGGGCATCTTCCATCTGCCGCTAAAATGATGGCCGCCCATGCTAATATGCCGGGAGTAACAGAAGAATCGGTCGAGAAAAATTTAAAAGAAAGCTACAAAAAGCGACTTTATTAA
- a CDS encoding FAD-dependent oxidoreductase — translation MKVIIVGGGIAGLTLAYWLNRNGNDVKVIEKASELRTEGYMLDFFGPGYDVAEEMGILEQLSRIHYPISGLEFRNEKGKFKFKLPYPSLRHLFNGRHFNFLRGDLEQVLYDLVKDQVDFRFGITIEEIQQDDDQVHVTLSDGRRDTADLVVGADGVRSRVRSLVFGEHENYIKHMGYYTAAYIIENSSMNKQLHNAFYSLSSPGLQASVYPIRGDRSATFFLYKDSKKEEHLSSDEAKNELKNHFKHMGWVVPELLEKAEEATDFYFDEVSQVVMPQWSKGRVVLVGDSCQAVSLMAGQGASLAMTGAYVLARSLRENNNVKQALDKYEDDLKPQVMKTQASGRKFAHYFLPDSRWRIFIRDITMRVSVLPVVRRFVNMNRARIPK, via the coding sequence ATGAAAGTAATCATCGTGGGCGGAGGTATCGCTGGGTTGACTCTGGCATATTGGCTGAATAGGAATGGAAATGATGTGAAGGTCATAGAAAAGGCTTCAGAATTAAGAACAGAAGGGTATATGCTGGACTTTTTTGGACCCGGCTATGACGTGGCAGAGGAAATGGGGATCCTGGAGCAGCTTAGCCGCATTCATTATCCAATTTCCGGTTTGGAATTTCGGAACGAGAAAGGCAAGTTTAAGTTCAAGCTCCCTTACCCTTCTCTCAGACATTTATTTAACGGACGCCATTTTAACTTCCTGAGAGGAGATTTGGAGCAGGTTTTGTATGATTTGGTTAAGGATCAAGTAGATTTCAGGTTTGGAATAACGATTGAGGAGATCCAGCAGGATGACGATCAAGTGCATGTAACATTATCCGACGGCAGGCGGGATACTGCAGATTTAGTAGTGGGCGCTGATGGAGTCAGGTCCCGTGTGCGTTCTTTAGTATTTGGTGAGCACGAGAACTATATCAAGCACATGGGGTATTACACAGCTGCATATATTATAGAAAATTCCAGCATGAATAAGCAGTTACACAACGCTTTTTATTCCTTATCATCTCCTGGCCTCCAGGCTTCCGTCTATCCGATCAGAGGAGATCGATCAGCGACGTTCTTTTTATACAAAGATTCCAAAAAAGAAGAGCATTTATCCAGTGATGAAGCAAAAAATGAGCTGAAAAATCATTTTAAACATATGGGGTGGGTGGTCCCAGAATTGCTCGAAAAAGCAGAGGAAGCGACGGATTTTTATTTTGACGAAGTATCCCAGGTGGTTATGCCTCAATGGAGCAAAGGTCGAGTCGTCCTTGTAGGGGACTCCTGTCAGGCGGTTTCACTGATGGCAGGTCAGGGAGCGTCTCTCGCTATGACCGGAGCCTATGTACTGGCGCGCTCTTTACGGGAGAATAACAATGTAAAACAGGCATTGGATAAGTATGAAGATGATTTAAAACCTCAAGTTATGAAGACTCAGGCATCTGGAAGAAAATTTGCTCATTACTTTCTCCCAGACTCACGTTGGAGGATCTTCATTCGTGATATAACGATGCGGGTTAGTGTACTTCCGGTAGTCAGAAGGTTTGTAAATATGAACAGAGCTCGAATTCCGAAGTGA